One window of the Pieris brassicae chromosome Z, ilPieBrab1.1, whole genome shotgun sequence genome contains the following:
- the LOC123718527 gene encoding adenosylhomocysteinase-like 1 isoform X3, with the protein MPTSGILKNTITVEDPSLKKRHSIISGRSDFWSSSDEDEGVQPHEKAIAAGQPNPPYCVRNVEQHAFGRREIEIAEQEMPGIMALRARAKDDKPLKEAKIVGCTHINAQTAVLIETLAALGATVRWAACNIYSTQNEVAAALAHAGFAIFAWRGESEEAFWWCIDQCCTPASSWQPNMILDDGGDATHLMLKKHPTAFKQIKGIVEESVTGVHRLYQLSKAGKLCVPAMNVNDSVTKTKFDNLYSCRESIIDALKRSTDIMFGGKQAVVCGYGEVGKGCCQALKALGSVVYVTEIDPICALQAAMDGFRVVKLTEVIRQVDIVITATGNKGVVTREHMERMKNGCIVCNMGHSNTEIDVHALRTPDLLWERVRSQSYSPKVDHIIWPNDKRIVLLAEGRLANLCCSSLPSFVVSVTAATQALALIELYNAPQHRYKADVYLLPKKMDEYVASLHLPTFDAHLTELTDEQAKYLGLNKVGPFKPNYYRY; encoded by the exons ATGCCTACATcaggaatattaaaaaatactataacagTGGAAGACCCATCATTGAAGAAGAGACATTCCATTATATCCGGGAGAAGTGATTTCT GGTCATCGTCAGATGAAGACGAAGGTGTCCAGCCGCATGAGAAAGCTATCGCCGCTGGTCAACCAAATCCACCATACTGTGTGCGCAATGTGGAGCAGCATGCTTTTGGAAGACGAGAAATCGAAATTGCTGAACAGGAGATGCCTGGGATTATGGCGTTGAGGGCTAGAGCCAAAGACGACAAGCCATTGAAGGAGGCAAAG ATCGTTGGATGCACTCACATTAACGCACAAACGGCGGTACTTATAGAAACTTTAGCGGCGCTGGGAGCGACCGTCCGTTGGGCGGCCTGTAACATCTATAGCACGCAGAACGAAGTAGCTGCTGCGCTGGCGCATGCTG gttTTGCGATTTTCGCCTGGCGTGGCGAAAGTGAAGAGGCATTCTGGTGGTGTATAGATCAATGTTGTACGCCGGCATCCTCTTGGCAGCCAAACATGATTCTTGATGATGGTGGTGACGCTACACACCTCATGCTTAAGAAGCACCCAACTGCTTTTAAACAGATCAAAG GTATAGTAGAAGAGAGTGTGACAGGCGTCCACAGACTATACCAGCTGAGTAAAGCGGGGAAATTGTGCGTTCCAGCGATGAATGTCAACGACTCGGTCACTAAAACCAAGTTTGACAACTTGTATTCTTGCCG GGAGAGTATAATAGATGCGCTGAAACGCAGTACGGATATAATGTTCGGTGGGAAGCAGGCTGTTGTGTGTGGCTATGGCGAAGTCGGGAAGGGATGCTGTCAGGCGCTCAAGGCTCTGGGATCTGTG GTGTATGTGACAGAAATAGATCCCATTTGCGCCCTTCAAGCAGCAATGGATGGCTTCAGAGTTGTCAAATTAACTGAG GTGATACGACAAGTGGATATAGTGATCACGGCGACGGGGAATAAGGGAGTCGTCACACGTGAGCACATGGAGCGTATGAAGAACGGCTGCATCGTGTGCAACATGGGTCATAGCAATACAGAAATTGACGTCCACGCATTGAGGACGCCAGATCTGTTATGGGAGCGGGTTAGGAGTCaa TCCTATTCCCCAAAGGTGGACCACATAATATGGCCGAACGATAAACGCATAGTCCTTTTAGCGGAGGGCCGCCTAGCCAATCTCTGTTGTTCCTCTCTGCCGTCTTTCGTGGTCTCCGTGACAGCTGCCACCCAGGCCCTGGCGCTGATCGAGCTGTATAACGCGCCACAGCATAGATATAAG GCTGACGTCTACCTCCTACCGAAGAAAATGGACGAGTACGTCGCATCGTTACATTTACCGACATTCGACGCTCATTTGACGGAATTAACAGACGAACAGGCAAAGTATCTTGGCCTCAATAAAGTCGGTCCATTCAAGCCGAACTACTACAGATACTAG
- the LOC123718527 gene encoding adenosylhomocysteinase-like 1 isoform X2, with the protein MSEGHGEPNMLRKESVVNANVPTDSPVTDPGQVRGGNTDGNAGKFEGQRVKSGALKKAARYRSRSLSASSADSYSSTSYTGSSSDEDEGVQPHEKAIAAGQPNPPYCVRNVEQHAFGRREIEIAEQEMPGIMALRARAKDDKPLKEAKIVGCTHINAQTAVLIETLAALGATVRWAACNIYSTQNEVAAALAHAGFAIFAWRGESEEAFWWCIDQCCTPASSWQPNMILDDGGDATHLMLKKHPTAFKQIKGIVEESVTGVHRLYQLSKAGKLCVPAMNVNDSVTKTKFDNLYSCRESIIDALKRSTDIMFGGKQAVVCGYGEVGKGCCQALKALGSVVYVTEIDPICALQAAMDGFRVVKLTEVIRQVDIVITATGNKGVVTREHMERMKNGCIVCNMGHSNTEIDVHALRTPDLLWERVRSQVDHIIWPNDKRIVLLAEGRLANLCCSSLPSFVVSVTAATQALALIELYNAPQHRYKADVYLLPKKMDEYVASLHLPTFDAHLTELTDEQAKYLGLNKVGPFKPNYYRY; encoded by the exons ATGTCTGAGGGGCACGGCGAACCAAATATGTTACGAAAGGAAAGTGTAGTGAACGCGAATGTTCCCACTGACAGTCCTGTAACAGATCCTGGGCAAGTAAGAGGTGGAAACACAGATGGTAATGCTGGGAAATTCGAAGGGCAACGCGTCAAATCAGGTGCTTTAAAGAAGGCAGCGCGCTATAGGAGCAGATCGCTCTCGGCCTCTTCTGCGGATTCATATAGCTCTACTTCTTATACCG GGTCATCGTCAGATGAAGACGAAGGTGTCCAGCCGCATGAGAAAGCTATCGCCGCTGGTCAACCAAATCCACCATACTGTGTGCGCAATGTGGAGCAGCATGCTTTTGGAAGACGAGAAATCGAAATTGCTGAACAGGAGATGCCTGGGATTATGGCGTTGAGGGCTAGAGCCAAAGACGACAAGCCATTGAAGGAGGCAAAG ATCGTTGGATGCACTCACATTAACGCACAAACGGCGGTACTTATAGAAACTTTAGCGGCGCTGGGAGCGACCGTCCGTTGGGCGGCCTGTAACATCTATAGCACGCAGAACGAAGTAGCTGCTGCGCTGGCGCATGCTG gttTTGCGATTTTCGCCTGGCGTGGCGAAAGTGAAGAGGCATTCTGGTGGTGTATAGATCAATGTTGTACGCCGGCATCCTCTTGGCAGCCAAACATGATTCTTGATGATGGTGGTGACGCTACACACCTCATGCTTAAGAAGCACCCAACTGCTTTTAAACAGATCAAAG GTATAGTAGAAGAGAGTGTGACAGGCGTCCACAGACTATACCAGCTGAGTAAAGCGGGGAAATTGTGCGTTCCAGCGATGAATGTCAACGACTCGGTCACTAAAACCAAGTTTGACAACTTGTATTCTTGCCG GGAGAGTATAATAGATGCGCTGAAACGCAGTACGGATATAATGTTCGGTGGGAAGCAGGCTGTTGTGTGTGGCTATGGCGAAGTCGGGAAGGGATGCTGTCAGGCGCTCAAGGCTCTGGGATCTGTG GTGTATGTGACAGAAATAGATCCCATTTGCGCCCTTCAAGCAGCAATGGATGGCTTCAGAGTTGTCAAATTAACTGAG GTGATACGACAAGTGGATATAGTGATCACGGCGACGGGGAATAAGGGAGTCGTCACACGTGAGCACATGGAGCGTATGAAGAACGGCTGCATCGTGTGCAACATGGGTCATAGCAATACAGAAATTGACGTCCACGCATTGAGGACGCCAGATCTGTTATGGGAGCGGGTTAGGAGTCaa GTGGACCACATAATATGGCCGAACGATAAACGCATAGTCCTTTTAGCGGAGGGCCGCCTAGCCAATCTCTGTTGTTCCTCTCTGCCGTCTTTCGTGGTCTCCGTGACAGCTGCCACCCAGGCCCTGGCGCTGATCGAGCTGTATAACGCGCCACAGCATAGATATAAG GCTGACGTCTACCTCCTACCGAAGAAAATGGACGAGTACGTCGCATCGTTACATTTACCGACATTCGACGCTCATTTGACGGAATTAACAGACGAACAGGCAAAGTATCTTGGCCTCAATAAAGTCGGTCCATTCAAGCCGAACTACTACAGATACTAG
- the LOC123718527 gene encoding adenosylhomocysteinase-like 1 isoform X1, with the protein MSEGHGEPNMLRKESVVNANVPTDSPVTDPGQVRGGNTDGNAGKFEGQRVKSGALKKAARYRSRSLSASSADSYSSTSYTGSSSDEDEGVQPHEKAIAAGQPNPPYCVRNVEQHAFGRREIEIAEQEMPGIMALRARAKDDKPLKEAKIVGCTHINAQTAVLIETLAALGATVRWAACNIYSTQNEVAAALAHAGFAIFAWRGESEEAFWWCIDQCCTPASSWQPNMILDDGGDATHLMLKKHPTAFKQIKGIVEESVTGVHRLYQLSKAGKLCVPAMNVNDSVTKTKFDNLYSCRESIIDALKRSTDIMFGGKQAVVCGYGEVGKGCCQALKALGSVVYVTEIDPICALQAAMDGFRVVKLTEVIRQVDIVITATGNKGVVTREHMERMKNGCIVCNMGHSNTEIDVHALRTPDLLWERVRSQSYSPKVDHIIWPNDKRIVLLAEGRLANLCCSSLPSFVVSVTAATQALALIELYNAPQHRYKADVYLLPKKMDEYVASLHLPTFDAHLTELTDEQAKYLGLNKVGPFKPNYYRY; encoded by the exons ATGTCTGAGGGGCACGGCGAACCAAATATGTTACGAAAGGAAAGTGTAGTGAACGCGAATGTTCCCACTGACAGTCCTGTAACAGATCCTGGGCAAGTAAGAGGTGGAAACACAGATGGTAATGCTGGGAAATTCGAAGGGCAACGCGTCAAATCAGGTGCTTTAAAGAAGGCAGCGCGCTATAGGAGCAGATCGCTCTCGGCCTCTTCTGCGGATTCATATAGCTCTACTTCTTATACCG GGTCATCGTCAGATGAAGACGAAGGTGTCCAGCCGCATGAGAAAGCTATCGCCGCTGGTCAACCAAATCCACCATACTGTGTGCGCAATGTGGAGCAGCATGCTTTTGGAAGACGAGAAATCGAAATTGCTGAACAGGAGATGCCTGGGATTATGGCGTTGAGGGCTAGAGCCAAAGACGACAAGCCATTGAAGGAGGCAAAG ATCGTTGGATGCACTCACATTAACGCACAAACGGCGGTACTTATAGAAACTTTAGCGGCGCTGGGAGCGACCGTCCGTTGGGCGGCCTGTAACATCTATAGCACGCAGAACGAAGTAGCTGCTGCGCTGGCGCATGCTG gttTTGCGATTTTCGCCTGGCGTGGCGAAAGTGAAGAGGCATTCTGGTGGTGTATAGATCAATGTTGTACGCCGGCATCCTCTTGGCAGCCAAACATGATTCTTGATGATGGTGGTGACGCTACACACCTCATGCTTAAGAAGCACCCAACTGCTTTTAAACAGATCAAAG GTATAGTAGAAGAGAGTGTGACAGGCGTCCACAGACTATACCAGCTGAGTAAAGCGGGGAAATTGTGCGTTCCAGCGATGAATGTCAACGACTCGGTCACTAAAACCAAGTTTGACAACTTGTATTCTTGCCG GGAGAGTATAATAGATGCGCTGAAACGCAGTACGGATATAATGTTCGGTGGGAAGCAGGCTGTTGTGTGTGGCTATGGCGAAGTCGGGAAGGGATGCTGTCAGGCGCTCAAGGCTCTGGGATCTGTG GTGTATGTGACAGAAATAGATCCCATTTGCGCCCTTCAAGCAGCAATGGATGGCTTCAGAGTTGTCAAATTAACTGAG GTGATACGACAAGTGGATATAGTGATCACGGCGACGGGGAATAAGGGAGTCGTCACACGTGAGCACATGGAGCGTATGAAGAACGGCTGCATCGTGTGCAACATGGGTCATAGCAATACAGAAATTGACGTCCACGCATTGAGGACGCCAGATCTGTTATGGGAGCGGGTTAGGAGTCaa TCCTATTCCCCAAAGGTGGACCACATAATATGGCCGAACGATAAACGCATAGTCCTTTTAGCGGAGGGCCGCCTAGCCAATCTCTGTTGTTCCTCTCTGCCGTCTTTCGTGGTCTCCGTGACAGCTGCCACCCAGGCCCTGGCGCTGATCGAGCTGTATAACGCGCCACAGCATAGATATAAG GCTGACGTCTACCTCCTACCGAAGAAAATGGACGAGTACGTCGCATCGTTACATTTACCGACATTCGACGCTCATTTGACGGAATTAACAGACGAACAGGCAAAGTATCTTGGCCTCAATAAAGTCGGTCCATTCAAGCCGAACTACTACAGATACTAG